In uncultured Draconibacterium sp., one genomic interval encodes:
- the rplS gene encoding 50S ribosomal protein L19, protein MDLVKLVEKEFEVEVNHPKFGAGDTITVSYKIKEGNKERIQKFRGVVIQISGRGTTKTFTIRKMSGNIGVERIFPISSPFIESIELNKRGSVRRKRIFYLRSLTGKKARIKEKRF, encoded by the coding sequence ATGGACTTAGTTAAATTAGTAGAGAAAGAATTTGAAGTGGAAGTAAACCACCCAAAATTCGGAGCAGGTGATACTATCACTGTTAGCTATAAAATTAAAGAGGGTAACAAAGAAAGGATTCAGAAATTCCGTGGTGTTGTTATCCAGATTAGTGGAAGAGGAACTACCAAAACTTTTACTATCCGTAAAATGTCTGGTAACATTGGTGTGGAGAGAATCTTCCCAATCAGCTCTCCTTTCATCGAGAGTATCGAATTGAACAAACGTGGTAGCGTTCGTCGTAAGCGTATCTTCTACTTACGTAGCTTAACAGGTAAAAAAGCCCGTATCAAAGAAAAAAGATTCTAA